TGAGACCAAGTTTGGGCTAAACTTGGGAATATAAGGAACTAAACTGAAAAATTTGGGACCTTTTTGTTAAATATACAATTTATGGCAAATTTTTAAAGTTAGGTTGTTAAATCTGTCCTGCAGCAGAAAAGGTCAAGCAGGGCAGCAAATTGTTTGTCTTGCTGCGACTTCTACGAGTTGAGTTTTGGAGCAAAAccaattttgttataaaatttgattaacttgatttatttctctaaaatttcagaATTTTAAGAGTTGAGGATTGGGAGTTGTGAATTTTTGAATATTGGTGGTCAAAGTTGAAAAGAAACAGATTTCAGCAAGCTATGCATCAACTTCCAATGCTTGTAACTCTTAGAATTGAAAAGAATTTGGGTTGCAACCAAGACACAATTGTTTTTGGATGAGCTAGAAGTTCCCAAACCAAAATTTAGCTTAATTGGAGTTTTGTAATAAAAGTTATTCAAATTGAAAGGTACTAAGCTTGTTGGTTTCTAAAACAGATTTTGACTTATTTTTACTTAACTTCCAGGTAATGTAACTTCTTCATCAAAAATGTATTAACTTAGAACCAATTGTGAAAGAAACCTGGATGAGTAAAGTTTAActacattaatttttaaagtcattggatttaacttggattttatattgaattttgaatatcacatgctgctgctgtttttctagttttatgcactgcagagcagtcacggtttttcttttattcctgAGGCTAGAGAAATCAGAAAATTATAATCTTtggtttgttagaaagcttatttCAAGATGAACGTCTGGACATAAAGTTTGTGCAATTTCGAGTTCATTTGTTATAttaaaacagaaaagaaaatagagtgtcgaggatgtcttagtgataGTCATGGGTTTGAGAAGCTAATGTTTAATCTTTGTGTGATGTAATTGATTTAATGTTAGAGTTGGGTTGATTTTAAGATTATTCAATATTAAGAAGGTTGAGAAGAGTTTGATAAATAGTTTGGTCAGGACCCGGAAAAGGGTAATCAAGATGAATTATAAgggaatgatgatgaaaaatgtGAAAGGGAGGTTGTTAATAAAAGGAGTTAACATGCCATGGCTTGACGAATGATTAAATAATGATTATGACTATGAAATGGCTTATGAATGAtaatatctgagatacgagtttttcTGGGTAAAAACCGTGGCTCGCCACCACGTGTTCCATGTTGATTCTCGAtactctgttaaccctatgtcgtaagggTGACCGGACACGTATAAATTCCCGGGTATGGATAACCTCCATTGAGTGATTTATATGATGATTGAATGTGAACTCTATgtatagactcttggggatgcgcgacgggggacagtctaaggcttttggacttgtcgggttggctggataaccgacagataggccccatcagccataggacagacatgcatcatatgcatttgtttgtttgattGCTATGCATTTCCTGGGTATGTCTAATTGATATATATCACCTGCTACCTGTTATACTTGCTATTTGTAGTATCTGCTCATTACTTGTACGTGAACTTGTTTGGTTGCTTGTTTCTGTTGCATTATGATTGATGGAGGAAAAGGAGGAAATGGAGAAATGGTTTGGTGTTAGAAGAAGATTGAAATTGAGTAAGTTAGATAGATTTAGAATACCTACCCCTGTTTATAGCTTCTGTTTAGTATTAAGTTGGATAATTGTATaacggagttctaggattgcctatggcattcccaggaccttatttattatacgcgtggcacttttaccattttgagaacctccggttctcattccatattgtattgttgtttttcaaatgCAGGACGAGAGGCTCCTCGCTAGACGTCTGGATCCTGGGAAGCGAAGTAGTTCTTGGGCGTATTTTGGTTTCtgtttgtatatatgtatatatgtgtttAGCTTACTCTCCAAGTAACTTATGTACGCtgctcctcttagaggttgaggGAGAGATAGGAGTTACTTTGGtattttggtgtattttggGGATACCTATGTATGTtcatatgtatgtatatatcctctggccagccttagcttcgcaggctgagtcagaGGCTAGTTATACTGTTTCCTTGGCTTTCCTTTACATCTTGGTTTACCTTTATCTTTTTCCTATTAGGTTTCTTAGTACGCAAGTAATCCTATTCCTTGAGCGttgcacttttaattttcgcGATTATTGTTTACCCATTTGTTTCAAGGCTCCTAATATACTGCTTCTTtcataaatatatgtatattattacTATTTAGAGGTTCGTAATACCTTACTATCTCagtcttatgacttaagcataagatttagtatagtagggtgttacagaaGGCTGAAATTTGTGGAGAaagagactgaaactttaattatattttatatttaaaatatttttatttcaattaattaattctaattttatcttttgtgcaaattaaattaaaatttcatttttattttaatctctGTCTTCCACTTTATATCAAACACAATACTAAAacttatttcaatttttatctttCGGTATCAATTTCTATCTCTTCGTCACTATCTCTCTTCCATTCGCTAACATCATAGTCCCTCACATCAACATTCACGTGAGTATGGTAGATGATTCATTTGGGTTTTTGGCCCATTCTAATAAAACAAAAATGGTATAACGATTCATAGAAATGATTAAAAATTTAGGATTATCTCATGTCTCTCTATCATGAGAATGCCCTGTTACAACACATAAAATATGACAATGCATATATTTGGCAAAAGTATAAGGTGTGATTATTGTTGGGAgataaaataatgaaatatagtagcaattttcaataatttattCCATGTAATAAGCAAGGTTAACTCTAATATTcgaaatttaaaatataatttatttggTTATTAAATTACATTTAGtagattattttattttctgatgagttaatttttagtcaattatatattactttcaCAAGACATACTAGATAATGTGGCTTAATGACATAAGTTATAGAAAAAACCTCAAAATATTATATTACTTTCACATAAGACCCCATACGGTATGGTATTGaccaatataatattttaaaaatttttaaatttcctGTTTTATATCTACAagactttttaaaaaatataaaaaaataggaTAAAGTGCTAAATTAGTCCCTTATATTTGGGCGTAATTCTGTTTTGATCCTTAAGGTTTAAAATGTCCTATTTGAATCAAAAAAATTCATTTAGCTTTAACGTAGTGCCACGTGAGgttaaagttaaataattaacggaaTGTCTTTCATGACAATAGTATAAGAACAAGATCGATAATctggagaacaagtacaagtTCTAGATGCACAAAATCAACTCTAgatgcatcaatacatttatttattattttattagaatttaaatgaaatatttaattttctatAGAACTAAggaaaatgataaataaatatattgatgcATTCACAGTTGATTTTATACCTTTGGAGTTTATACTtgtttttcagattatcaaccTTATTCTTGTATTGTTGTCATGTAGGGCatttcgttaattatttaactttgacctcaCAGTGAGACTAAATTAAAgctaaatgaaatttttttagattcaaatagaacactttaaaccttaaggacCAAAATTTTCAAGGGACTAATTTAGTactttatcttaaaaaatattaacaggAACCTAGTAAAAGTAGAAGAGTGTGGCTAGAATGTTTGGTGTTCTATTATATACTACTAGTACTCTAACTAATAATTTCTAGAACTAAAGACTCAACAATCAATTATGCAGGAAAATAAAAACTTAGCTATTCTTGGATTTCTTGCTTTTCTGAATTTTGACCAAGTCTAACTTCGCTTATCACTACACCCTCCTTCAAACTTGAGATTGATCTAAGAACAATTTTTAGTTTGGCCTTAAGCCTCAAAAAGGCAGGAGAAGGCAATGGCTTGGTCAACACTTCTGCTACTTGATCTATACCAAGTATGTGTATAACATAGAGCTGCTATTTTTGAAGCTCTTTTCGAATTAGTCAAGCCTCTATCTGAAAGTTCTTGGTCCTATCATGCATTATTGGATTTGTCATCAAGAGAACCCCAAATATACACAATAACTTGAAACTGACTTGCGATCTTCAAAGTCTGCTGCCCAATCTAAATCCGAGAACCCATACAACCTATAATCATTAAATCTATGCAAAATTAGACCATAATCTCTTGTGCCTTGTATTACCTGAGCACACGTTTGGCAGCCTTCCAATGTGTTAGTAAAGGATTGTGAATGAATTGACTTATCTTGCACACGGCAAAAGATAAATCTGGTCGAGCTAtacacaaatattttaaatatccAACAACAATCCTATATAACTTTGGGTTGTCAAATTTCTTAGATCCTGTTGATAAGAGTTGTAGAGAATAAATCATGGGAATTGGCATTGAACTAGCTCTAGCTTGTGCCATTCCCAATTTTGAGAGAAGATTAATCACATACTTGGTTTGAGACAAGTGAATCTGTCTAGTGTCAGTTTTATGAACCTCAACACAAATGTGAGAGAATCTTTTTGATAAACTGACAAATAACAACACAATAGTGAGCATGAAactcaaaataaacaaaattatctTCAGAAAACTTTAATACACTAATAAggttttttgtgattttaggtGAGTGAATTAATTGTTGTAAAGAGAATCATCTTTTAGAGTCTaatgcataaaaaaaatgacTAACATGATTGATTGAAATACTGAAACCATTACACAATTGAACCTGATCAGGGTCATTGTACTCAGAAAAAGCAATCATGTTTGATGAATTTGTGTCAAATAATGAGAGGCACCTGTATCTGGGTACTAAGCAAGGTCTGAAACTATAAAAGGTATTGTGAGAAAGGCAGATGGATTATGAAAGTTGGAAACTGGAGGAATTGATATTTTAGGGGTTGAATTCCATTGCGAAGAAGTAGAATTGCTTGAGGCTGAAGAAAGATTGTTGAAATTGTTAAATCTGAAAGCTTGAGATTGTGAAGGTGGAGAAATTTCTTGATTAAAGtaatgaaaatgatgccaagtAATATGGTAAAGATGGAAAAGAGGATTGAGTGAGATTGGCTTGCATTGTACCATTTCAGGTTCCTAAAATTTTTCAAGCATGTCATCATTAAAAAGGATCACAGATTCAATTTCATTGAGATAATTCATCTCATGTTTAGCATTAATATTAGTAATCAAACTCTGATAATCCTTGTTTAGTCCCTCCAAAATTACTTCAACATGGTCTTTAGTTGATAGAGGATATCCAAGAGTAGGCAAGGAGTGTGTGATATATTTGATCTTTCAAATATATTATGATGTAGaagatctttattttttttttgtctttaattatttcttcaaTTGCTTTTGACTCTATACTTGGTTGATTTCAAGaaatattctttaattttttccaaattTGAAAAGCAAAAGTGCAACctatcattttattttcaaattcagtaTCCAACTCTAGCTTGTTGATTTGAGGTTGAGCTGAATTGAGTTGGTATGTGATCTTTATGTAAATGTTCTTCAAGGTGGCCTTTGATCATAAATAAAGCTTGTTGATGCTATGTCTTGTGATTAGTTTCACAAAGTTTTTCACTAATGAGAGTAAAAGGTCTGTGATTAAAGAAATTGGATCTCCTACAAAATAGTTCAGAAATAGAAAGAGGTTTATAACAAGCCACTATCTccgtttttattttttttattgttgatgTTCTTCATAATATGGTTACGGTGGTTGTAAGAAATGAATGTATATCTCCACTGCAAATAGGAAAGATAATATAGAATTGTCTCATTTTTGTTTTGCatatgacattattttattttgtctatTAGAGGAAGAAATTATCAAAAACTATAAAAGGCTATTACGGTATTTTGAGTTAACCGTTGGGGTTAAGCATTGCTTTTGATAAGTCTAATTTGATATTGATGAATTGTGAGCAAGAATGGACACAAAGGACATGTAGGTTGTTGGGATACAAAGAGACTATGCTACCAATTAAGTGTCTTGAAATATACTTAGGTGTGACTCCAAGACTTGTGAAGACATAAAAATCGGTTATTAACAAAGTGGTGGAAAAGCTCAATATGTGAAAAATAAACATTCTTAATAAAACTGGTAAGTTAGTTCTTATTAATTTGTTAAGTATAGTTtattagtttactatttaagTTTATATAAGATGTCCAAGACAGTGGCAAAGAGACTGATTACACTGCAAAGAAGATTCTTATAGGGTAATAAGGAAGATAGAAAAATGGGATGACTTTAGTGAAGTGAGAGATAGTGCAAGCACCAAAAAAATTAGGAAAGTTAGGTGTTAGTGATGCAGTAATTTAAATACATCTCTATCGTTTAAATGGTGGTGGTGGATTCCTAAAGAGGATTGTTCATTTTGGAGGAAGATTATATGAAAATGCaataatttgaatccttaatgAGATACTTTCAATGAGACATTACCAACAATAGGGATTCATGAAAGAAAATTTGTCATTTGCATATAAAGGAGTAATAGGTGAAAAATAAGATAATCAATGGTTTAGCTTTGGAGTTAGGGATGCAAGAAGAATTCATTTTTGGGAAGATAGTAGTAAATTGAGAGATAATTGTTCAAGACTTTTTTCGgtttcaaataaaaaagaatttgtcgtagagaagtgtatgtgaaTTTTGAAATGGATTAGAATGAATGTGGAATTTTTAATAGAGGAGGAAACTTGAATTATTAAACCAACTTTATAGAATTCTACAATTAGTAAAatcaagaacaaaaaaaattgagttatgtaaaagtttgaaaaaatggTACTTTTCTACTAACTCATTTATGCATGCCTTGTAGATTGAAATTTTCGGAATCTATATATAGTTACATCTTTACTAAAGGTGTATAAAAAGCTTTGATACCACCACGAGTTAGTTATTTACTTAGTTTGTTTTGGTTGGCAAAGTTAACCCGAAAGACAAATTAATTAGATCATGTATTATTGATCAGAATAACAATGTTTGTGTATTATgtaaaaagaatattaaaaatGTACAATACTTATTTTTTGGATATGAATTTACTTAGAAGGTGTAGAATTGATTCTTAAATTTCAATAACCGTTAGACTGTTCCGAGTATAATAAAGTAACATTTTAAGAATTAGACTATGTGTAAAGATGAGAAAAAAAGTAATTGAATAGATTTTTCTCTCATTTGAAATATTTAGTTGGAAGGATGAAATAactttttagaataaaatattagaaataacaaaaattattgaCAAATTATTTATGTGCTATAAAGAATAAAGTGGTGTAAATTCTTTAAGTTGTTGATGTCAGAAATAacaatttagattttttttattttgtttgctCTTTTAGTCTATTTTAttatgttgaatttttttttgttaaaaaataaaataaatagaataaaaatattaaaaatttatataaataaaaataaaatattgaccaTCTATCTaagaattaaacattatttacAGCATGTAAATCCAGCaactaaataatttaattttaaaaacataaaaattaaaaataaatgatatttataattttagtaaTCAAATTGAACTTTTTACCTGAAATAACAGTGATCTCCACCaccttaatatatatatattaaataaagtaaTGTCATTTACACATTTAAATTAAATTCTGATTTATTTGAAAGATATATTGAActttaaagttaaaaaataaaagaaatgtgtCAGAGCcacaatttaatcaataattataaattttatatctaATAATAAGACAATTCTAATgcacaaaataatattttttgtttgaatgATATTATTCTCTTACAGGATATTTTTTTGCATCATCTTCTTTCTCTGTGCTTGGACTGAAGGGGAGTTCCTTCTTTCTGTTGCCTCCATTATTGTTATGTTGGTATATATTTTCTATCATATGTCTCAATTTTAATTCaatcaaatatatatgattttgTGAAAATCATATACTTGGGCATATGCTTTAAAATGTTTGTTATGTGAAAATTTCCTTTCAATGGCCATTTTCCGACtctataataattaataagaaaCAGGACTTCTTGTATTGTGAAATTAGAATTCATATCTTTGATTGAAATTGTCTTAAGGTTAGTTCTTGACCCATATTTATTTTAACAGAAACTAGAAAAAATGAAGGAGGCTGCCAAATTAAAGCAACTGCCTCCTGTGTGCACAGGTAAATGGGCCAATGCAACAAATGAGCTGACCAAGGGAACTCCTTATACATATCGGTTTCGTGTCCGCAAAGgaaatttaaaaatgaatgaCATAATACTTGGCGAAGTGAGTTCTTACTGCCATTTCTAGATTCAATAATGGGCATATGCTTTAATTAAACCACTGTTCATTCTTCGAAGatgatttattttaatatttttttgtttcctACGGTATCTCTCAATTCGACTGGCCAAGGACTAATCCGTTGCAATACTGAactccatttaagggtttgctattggccaatgggttgctgcatgcacaaggcggaattcgaactcccgacacttgcttaagcggactagtgagctaaccactagaccaCCCAACTTAATTTACACATCTCTTATTTATATATGATCTTTGCTGCAATAATTTGTTGATTCTAGGGCATTGAAATGTATGTCTTGGGAAACTGGGCAGAAGTTGCTGAGCATGTTGCGACAAACATTATATAGATCACTGTTTATGATATATTAACTTTGGAAATAGATTCTCTcgattgttaaaaaaaattgaaagtatATATAAAGCTTGATCCTTATCTCAATTTTCTACCACAGTTAAAGAAGCAACTTGTACATTTATGTTGGAATCTTAAAACAAGACACAAATTGTTCACCAAAATTCTACTAACTTGCAAATTAAAAACTACAACTAAGTCTTGATTAGAAAAATGTTTGTTTAtgaaatataatataattaaacttgGATGGTTAG
This sequence is a window from Arachis stenosperma cultivar V10309 chromosome 10, arast.V10309.gnm1.PFL2, whole genome shotgun sequence. Protein-coding genes within it:
- the LOC130958000 gene encoding glutamate--tRNA ligase, chloroplastic/mitochondrial-like isoform X2; the encoded protein is MILFSYRIFFCIIFFLCAWTEGEFLLSVASIIVMLKLEKMKEAAKLKQLPPVCTGKWANATNELTKGTPYTYRFRVRKGNLKMNDIILGEETRRR
- the LOC130958000 gene encoding uncharacterized protein LOC130958000 isoform X1; this encodes MILFSYRIFFCIIFFLCAWTEGEFLLSVASIIVMLKLEKMKEAAKLKQLPPVCTGKWANATNELTKGTPYTYRFRVRKGNLKMNDIILGEGLLLANGLLHAQGGIRTPDTCLSGLETRRR